One segment of Podospora pseudopauciseta strain CBS 411.78 chromosome 5 map unlocalized CBS411.78m_5.2, whole genome shotgun sequence DNA contains the following:
- a CDS encoding uncharacterized protein (EggNog:ENOG503P1GE; COG:Q) produces the protein MPNVIITGATSGIGLAITHYFASSSSSTPTKIAMLDINSSVGPSLVTSLSTQYPDTEFFFHACDVSSWEAQASVFSSLYDGEFGGRVDVVVANAGVSERGFTTLVVEQDGDKSHPPKKPDMSCLEANLSGVVYSIKLAIYYMDQKPSEEGDPGLILCTASNAGLYPLPTAPLYAASKFGVVGLVRSAAGLVEKENIKICALAPAVLGKLYDGMVITPMETLIKAVDRFVKGGKEVNGQVVEVHGGDITVREAHAFVDADTERNFVRFRGLGWA, from the exons ATGCCAAACGTGATCATCACCGGCGCCACCTCTGGCATAGGCCTGGCAATAACGCACTACTTtgcctcgtcctcctcctccactccaACAAAGATTGCAATGCTAGATATCAACTCCTCGGTTGGCCCGTCACTCGTTACTTCCCTGTCGACGCAGTACCCAGACACAGAATTCTTTTTCCACGCCTGCGATGTCTCCAGCTGGGAGGCACAGGCATCAGTGTTTTCGTCCCTTTACGACGGTGAGTTTGGGGGTAGGGTCGACGTCGTGGTTGCGAACGCAGGCGTTTCAGAACGGGGGTTTACCACGCTTGTTGTTGAGCAGGACGGTGACAAGTCGCACCCTCCGAAAAAGCCGGATATGAGTTGTTTGGAGGCCAACTTGTCGGGTGTGGTGTACT CGATCAAACTCGCGATCTATTACATGGACCAAAAACCATCAGAAGAGGGAGATCCGGGGTTGATACTCTGCACAGCAAGCAACGCAGGCCtctaccccctccccaccgcacCCCTCTACGCAGCGTCTAAATTCGGGGTCGTCGGCCTGGTGCGATCTGCCGCTGGGCTGGTAGAGAAAGAAAACATTAAGATTTGTGCGCTCGCGCCGGCGGTGTTAG GGAAACTATACGACGGTATGGTCATCACACCGATGGAAACGCTCATCAAAGCGGTAGACAGGTTCGTCAAGGGTGGGAAGGAGGTCAATgggcaggtggtggaggttcaCGGGGGTGATATCACTGTCAGGGAGGCACACGCGTTTGTGGATGCGGATACGGAGAGGAATTTTGTGAGGTttagggggttggggtgggcgTAG